Part of the Melopsittacus undulatus isolate bMelUnd1 chromosome 12, bMelUnd1.mat.Z, whole genome shotgun sequence genome, CGCGGTGGGGGCCGGCGCTGGGGCTGCACCACACTGGCTCCCTCTCTGTCcctgcagctcttcctctgctgcctgctgaaCCTGCAGGAGTCAGGGCTGCTGTGTGAGGtgagggatggggctgcagggatggggacccccGGTCGGGGCTGGGACCGCGGTTGTCCGCGGCAGGGTGAGGTGCCATCCCCATGCAGCCGCGGCCTCACTGCAGGTGGATGCCGAGCGGCTCTTCAGCAACATCGGGGAGATCATCCGGCTGCACCGGGAGCTGTGGCGCGGGGTCATGGCCCCGGTGCTGGCCAAGGCACGCAGGACCGGGGCACTGCTTGACCCTGTGGACTTCCTTGATGGCTTCAAGACGGTGAGTGGGGGCacactgtgctgcagtggggctgtgccatgctgtgcccTGTGGTGACCCCATTGTGCTCCCCAGTTCGGGTCCCTCTTCAAGCCCTATGTGCGGTACTGCATGGAGGAGGAGGGCTGCATGGAGTACATGCGGATGCTGCTGAGGGATAGCGAGCTGTTCCGCTCCTATGTGACGGTAAGGGGAGAGGGCAGGGGCCAGTGTGGGGCACCGGTGTGGGGTACCGGTGTGGGTCTGACTCCTGTGTGCCACAGTGGGCCGAGAAGCACGAGCAGTGCAGCCGCCTGAAGCTGAGTGACATGCTGGTGAAACCACACCAGCGCCTCACCAAGTACCCGCTGCTCCTCAAGTCTGTGCTGAAGAAGACGGATGACCCACGTGCCCGTGACGCCATCACTGCCATGGTAAGGGGGTGCAGACACGGGTGCTgtgtggggtgctgtggggtgtcCCCCCCTTTGAACCTACTACCGCCCTGGCACAGATCGGCTCCGTGGAGCACTTCATCAACGATGTCAACTCGCGGATGCGGCAGCGGCAGGAGCGGCAGCGCCTGGCTGCCATCCTCAGCCGCATTGATGCCTATGAGGTGGTGGAGGGCAGCACGGATGAGGTGGACAAGGTAGGTTGGGTATGGCAGAGCTGCCACACCATAATGTGTCACCCGGTATCTTGTAACCCCCTGCGACCTATGCTATACTTTGCTGTGCTACCCTGCACCATCCCTTGTCATGCCACCCTGTGCCATGCCATGCTACCGTATGCCCCCACTGACACCGGGGATCCCGGCAGCTGCTGAAGGAGTTCCTGCGGCTGGACCTGACCGCCCCCATCCCCGGCACGTCCCCGGAGGACACACGGCAGCTCCTGCTCGAGGGCAGCCTGCGCATGCGGGAAGGTAAAGACAGCAAGGTGAGGACAAGGCAATGGggagccccagcccctgcctgaTCACCCggccagcaccacagccccGTTCTCCCCTCCGCAGATGGATGTCTACTGCTTCCTCTTCACCGACCTCTTCCTCATCACCAAGCCCCTCAAGAAGGCTGAGCGCACTAAGGTGGTCCGGCAGCCCTTGCTGGTGGACAAGGTGGTGTGCCGTGAGCTCCGGGACCCGGGTGAGCAGcactgggggtgatgggggcagCAAGGGGGGgtctctgggcactgctcaTGTCCCTTGCCCACaggctccttcctcctcatctaCCTGAACGAGCTGGGCAGCGCCGTGGCTGCCTACACATTCCAGGCCAGCGGGCAGTCACTGTGCCGCAGCTGGGTGGAGGCAGTGCGCAACGCCCAGGTGAGGGGCACAGAGGGGGGACAGGGGGGGTCCTGTGGCTGCCTGAGCCCCCCGTTGATGCCTCCTTGTCCCCCCGTTGATACCTCCTTGTCCCCAGAACCTGCTGCAGCGGCTGCGGCAGCGCCGGcgcctggagcagcagcaggaggaggatggtgACAGTGACGCCTCGGCCGCCAGCTCCCCAACCATCCTGCGCCGCGGCAGCACCAGCCCCGACTCACAGCGCTGGTAGGAGGCAGGAGGGGGACCCCACGacccccagcccagcacagcccccagCCTAGCACAGCCCCCTCCTCACCACCCTCTCCCTTACAGCCCATCCGACGGCTCCACCGAGACCCTCGCCGTGGTGGCCACAGATGGTGGTGATGAGCTCTCCTCCCCGGACTGGGACCCAGGGCCCTTCAGCTCAGCCTCAGACGGCTCCTCCATTGGCACCAGCACCTCCATCGGCGCCGGGACCCCCACCTCCTCCGAGACCCCCCCCCGGGAGCTGCCTGCGGGTGCCCTGCCtgtccccctgccccatggcacagcctcCCCAGCCAGTGCCTGTCGCTCATCCTCCATCGACAGTGCCTATGGCACACTGTCACCCACCTCCCTGCAGGACTTCGGCCAGCAGCCCGAGGAAGGGCGTGAGCCCCACgctgccccccccagccccacggcCCCCCTCACCCCGGCTGCGCCGCCAGACCCCcgtgcagctcctgccctgccccacCAGGGTGCTCAAGTCCAAGTCGGAGGCCaacctgccccagctcctgcgCCCcagcccccccggcccccctcAACCAGAGCCGCAGCCTCTCTGCCCTGTGCCCTGCTCGGACTACCCCACACCAAGCCCCCGGCCCCCCGGCTGCCCCCGGCAGCAGCGGCAGCTCCACCTCAGAGCTGTCAGAGCCGGAGGAGCCGGCCGAGCGCCCCATGTCCCTTCCAAGGGAGCTGGGTCGCAGCCCCCTGCCCGCCGCCCGCCGGACCCTGTCGGACCCACAGTCAGCACAGCACCGCAAGCTGACCCTGGCACAGCTCTACCGGATTCGGACCACGCTGCTGCTCAACTCCACGCTGACAGCCTCGTACGTGGCTGCTGGAGGATGCTCGGTGCCTCCCGGGTGCCAGGGTCCCAGCACTGAGGGCATCTCTCCCTGTGTTGCAGGGAGGTCTGAGAGCCGCCGGAGTGGTGGGGATGGATGTATGGCTGCACcaaggagctgctcctgcttccaACCGGAGCGTACCACCGAGGCCGGGTGATGGGATGTCACAGCAGTGGGGACACGGATGGGGATGCAGATCAGTCCCCTCAGCGAGGACATAGCCTGGGCATGGTGGCACGGGGCTGCCCGCACCTCCTAGGGGCAGGGACATGGCTCATGCCAAACCCTCATCTGCAGGGATGAGGGTTGTTGGTCGGGGCCCAGCTGCCCCATGGTGCATCAGACGTGGGGGGCAAGGAGGGGGTGACAACGTTGGTGGTGGTGAGTGGGGAAGGTGCTGAGAGGGTTGTGGCGTGGGGGGCACGGTGCTGAGGGCACATATGGAGGAgactggggcaggaggggatggtGGTGGACTGGGGTAAGGTTTGCCCTATGGGGTTGGGATGATGGCAGTGGGTGGCAGCGCCTGGGACCGGAGCGTGGGAGCCGCGGCGGTAGCTGGAGCACCGGCTGCTGTCCCGTGTGCCGGCCAAGCAATAAACCAGCTGGTGCACGCTCGCTCTGCCTCACCTCTCCCTTGGCCCCGGTGGCATCATGAGACCCTGCAGCACCATGGTGGGTACACGGCACAGCTCCAGCCTCACGGTGGGGATCAGCACCGGTACCCTGGTctgtggcagcaggaagggaggctcagcctgtgccagggcaggcAGGTCCCTCCCACCCCGGCGCTCCCGTCAGGTGGTTTCGCACCCCTTGGCCCTGGTTCCAAAAAGCATTTCCTCCTGCGCGGCAGTGGTAAAAGCCTCCGTGGGGAGGGCTGGGGCTCACTCACTGCGCTGCCGGCGGCGgccatggggtgctggggccCCCTGCATGGGTGCTGAGCTATCCCACACCACACTGCACCGCGCTCACTGCCCGGCATGACCCAACCGCGGCACCTGCAAGGATGAAGCGCTGCTGCCCGGGCGCAGGATGGGTGAGTGCGGCTGTGCCCGGCACATGGCACTGGtgggggtgatggagagcaGGGTGGGTATGGGATGAGCACAGTGCTGAGTGTGCCATGTGTTTGCTGCATGGCCTGGCACTGGGGTCTGCCTTGGCCATGGGGATGGCAGGCACAGCCATGGGAGCTGTGGCTTCGGACACggggctgcagggagggcaCAGCCATAGGGGCTGCCGGTGCCGAGAGCCAGGGCTGATGCTGGCACACGGGCACAGGAGCCGAGGCTGCACCAGGGCTGCATTGGCAGGGATGGTGTTTGCGCGGCACAGGATGTGGTGATGGCTCCTGTGCCTGCAACGGCTCCTGCCTCCAGGCACCCGCTCCCGTGCCTGGGAATGCGGCAGCAGCTGCACTCGGCAGGGCCCCCATGGCAGCGTCGCAGCTCCGGTGGTGACTCAGAGTTGCCGATGGCAGCCGGGGCCGCGGCTGCCGCCTGGACGTGCCAGCACCGCTGCAGCGTGCGCAGGTTCCAGTCTGCCACTGGGGTTAATGGAAAATGATTCAGTCACTGCTATCGGGGCCATCGGCACTGGGAAATCCTGCCCCCGGCGAGGAATCCCCTGCCCACCAGCCCATCCCTCACCCCCAGCACTGGGGGTGCCGGCACAGGCACCCCTTTGTCACCCTCACTGCGGCTCCCATGGGTGCAGCAATGgtgccccagggcaggggagTGTGAAGCTGAAAAGgggtgaggcgctggcacagggtacccagaggagctgtggctgccccatccctggcagtgctcaaggccaggttggacacaggggcttggagcagctgctccagtggaaggggtccctgcccgtggtaggggttggagctggaggagcttcaaggtcccttccaacacaaactggTCTGTGGTTGCTGGCAGCTTGGCCAGAGGAGTGTCACCCACCTCCCAGGCACCATCTGGGCATGGAAAACACAACAGGAGCagctcttctccagctccatTGAGAAAGCAGCATCTGCCTGGGGCAGCTCAGCGCTGGTTTTCTGCCCATCTTTCTTGTGCTTGACGTCTCCCACCATCAAATCTCACCAGAGAACGAGCAGAGGCCACGGGCAATGACCCAGATATTTACTGTAACCAGCAgccctcctgcccctctgctgggaTGATTCAGCCGCCGCAATCGGTGCCATCGGCGCTGGGAAATCCAGCCCCCGGCGAGGAATTCCCTGGCCGCAGCCCCGGGGGTGCGGGCGCGGACACCCCCGGCCCCAGACGGGGCTCCCCCTCCTGCAGCGCCGGTGCCCGGAGCGGGGGAGCCGTGACCTACTTTGGACGCACGTACGAGGTGCGATAGCATCGGGGTGAGCGTGAGCCGGGCACGGCTTCCTCCGGGGGAGGAAATCACCTCCTCTGTGGGGAGATAAACCCCAGGAGCGTCAGCGTTAACCCCCGTGCGGAgcatcctgccccagcacccgGGGGGCACCCGACGGCAGCCCCATGCACAGGGATGGTGCCATGGCCCCTGCAGTGCGTGTGCCCCTCGGAGCCGTCAGGAACAGGGGGAAAGCTCAGTGCAGGGGGCACTGTGGGGCATTCCCGGCCCCACATCCGCGCTGCCCCATGGCACGGGGCTGCAGCCGCCCCCTCCCGGCACAGAACAGCACCAGGCAGGCTCGGTCCTGGCTCTATCATCCAACGTGCCCCGTTTCCCTGACTCCCGTCCTCTCCCTGCCCGCAGGTGATCCTAGCAGTGCTGTGGTTCGCAGCGGGTGAATCGCAGCCCCCAGACCGCCGGGACTGCGCCGTGCCCCGGGGGCAGCGGGTGCCGGTGCGGCTGCAGAGGCACATCACCAAACCCCGCTGCCCCCTCGGCATGAACTGGGTGGAGGCGGTGCGCCGGTGCTGCTCCCAGTGTCCTGCAGGTGAGAGCTGCCTGGCCAGCGGCTGTGGCACACCGGGATGTGTGTGCGGTCACATCCTTGTCACCCTATTGTCCCCACAGGGATGTTCCtgagcagcccctgctccagccGTGGCAACGACACCAACTGCACCTCCTGCTCCGCCGGCACCTTCCTCACCCAGCCCAACACCCTCACTGAGTGCCAGGCTTGCTACGAGTGCGACCACCAAAGTGAGCCGGTGCTGTCTGTGCCAGGCTGTGCCATGCTGCATGGCACCGTACCACACTGTACCACTCACCGCCTGTTTCCCACAGCTTTCCAGACCGTGCTGACCAACTGCACAGCCACCAGCAACGTGGTCTGCGGCTGCGAGCCCGGCCGCTTCCGCCAGTGCCACAACAGCGCCTGCACCGAGTTCTCATGCCAACAGTGTGACCCCTGCGCCGGGCGGCTCATCCTGCGGCCCTGTGAGTGCTCTGaggctgtgccatgctcctgctggcactgctgccccTGGCCCTGACACCCACCCTCTCCCCAGGCTCAGAGGCACAGGACACAGTCTGTGGTGGCTGCAAACCCAACTTCTACTCCGAGGGCACGGAATGCCGGCCGTGCCACACGTAAGTGCTGACCCTCCCATGGCACGCATGGCACAGCATGGTACCTATGGCTCCCCTCTTCTTGCAGGAGCATCCCGGAGACGTGCGGCAAAGAGTGCCAGCGGGTGTGCGGTGTCAGCGGTGGCCAAGGTGCGGGTTTGGCAGTGGTGATGGTGCGGGGGACACTGCACCGGATGGCTGATGGTGAtgctcctgctcttccttgcAGGCTCAGGGCTGGAATACATCCTGCTGGCGCTCACTGGGCCCCTCTTTCTGGGTGCCCTCGGTATCTACCACAAGAGGAAGCGTCTCCAGCACAGAACCCCAGCAGGCAGCCCCCTCACCCCGATATCCAGCCCTGTGGCCATACCACAGTGCCAGGTCAGTGCCCAGGGGTGGGACAACCAGTGCTGGACCCAGCCACTCTCCCCACTATTGCAGCAGCATGACAGCAGCGTGGCAAGGCAGAGCCCCGTACATGAGGCACTACTGCGGGGCCAGCCCTGCGAGCTGGAGCCCTCTGTGCCCCCGGAGCCCCGCGGcaccctgctgcagggcagccagCTCTACGCCGTCATCGATGCTGTGCCGGTGCGGCGCTGGAAGGAGTTCATGCGGATGCTGGAGCTGCGGGAGGCAGAGATCGAGCTGGTGGAGCTGGAGGTGACCCACATCCGCGACCAGCAGTACGAGATGCTGAAGCGCTGGTGCCAGCAGACCAGCGCTACCCTCGACCGCATCTTCACCACGCTGGAGCGCATGGAGCTGGCCGGCTGTGCCGAGGTGCTGCACCGGAGCCTGTCAATGGGACCCTGACCTCTGGTGCTGCGCCCCATCAGAGGGAGGAGCCTCAGCCGAGCCGTACCCCTAAGTATTGTTACTTATGCCGTGTAGACATTTTATGTCAGTTTTACGTCCCCTTCCTGCCTGCCGGCCCCCCCTATTTATATCCCCCTGCTCCCGGGGCCAGAGGGGACCCCGCATAGCGGCTGCCCAGCCCCTCGCAGGATGAGGGGGCACCGAGCCCCTTTGAACCCATGGGATAGTTCTCGAGGCCGCCCGCAGCCGGCGGCACGTGCCCCCACCCCAATAAAGTGGCACGTTCTCCATCCGCCGGTCAGGGTCATCACCACGGGTGatgctggtgatgctggtgctgggggccatgggcagggggtGGCGTGGGCAGCCCCAGGAAGGCGCGGGGCACTGCTGGGGGGTTTATCGGTTTAATGGCAGGGAAGGCAGGCGGGCCGGGGCGAGGGGAGCCGGGAGCCggcctggagcagctccggAGCCGGACGGGGCAGGACTGGAGCCGAAGATGCTGCAGCCGCAGCGGAGAGCGGTGCCAGCGAGGAGCCGGCAGCGCAGCCAACCCAGGCGCTATGGTGATGCCGGGCAGCACACAGGGAGCTCGctgtgcacagagcagcacGGGGTGGCTGTGGGCTGGTGGCAGCGGGACGGGGCTATGGATGGCAGCAGGGGCTCCTCTGGGTCGGGCTATGGAGCCGTCCGCGGAGGGAGGAGGGTGCCGAGGCGCGTCCTGGTCCATGGTGGGACCTGCTGGCCTCCTCCCACCACGAAGAGCCAGGGCACGGCATGGCGTGGCTAGTGCTTGGCTATGTCCCCCTTCTTGAGGATGATCTGCCGCTGCCAGGGTGCCAGCTTTGTCTCATCGTACCCGAGAGTCCTTAGCTTTTCCGactgctccttctccttctcctcctcctcccgcttcagcttctcctgctctttcctGCTCGGCAGCGGAGGGCACGGGGTGCCACGGTCACCAGCGCTGCCGCAGCCACCGTGCCCACCTGCCCGCCCAGGGAAGGGGCTTGTGGCACTCACCGTTTCTGCTCCCTGCGAAGGCAAAGGCAAGAGCAGGGTTAGCGGAGCCACGGCCGCAGCCGCCCCGTGCTGCGTGCCCCGGCCCCGGCtcacctctcctcctccagcttcttGCGCAGGATGTCCCTCCTCCAGGCCGGCATGCTGGCCAGGCgcgcctcctcctcctgctcctgcaacAGACACCGTGTTACCGGCACCGCCGGCAGCCCACCCGCACCACCGGCCCCACGGGGCAGCGGCATCCCCGGCACCGCTCATCGACGCTGCCCGTCGCTACCGGCCTTAgccaggggaggaggaaggagtgcgCGGCGTGGCCAGCCCTTCGCAGCACACCACAGCTTTATTCACTGACACGCGGGGGCTCACACCGCCCCGGCACCGCAAACACCCGAGGGGAGGCTGCGTCCCCGCACAACACACACCACAGCAAGCGGCACACCGCAACCTCAGCCTGCGCCCAGCGCAAACCAGCACCGAGCCCTCCGCTGGGCTGAACCCGAGCACCGGGTCCTGCCACCACCGGCACCCGCTCGCAGCCAGCCCCGTGCCCCACGGCCCTCCGCATCCTGCCGGGCTCAGGTGTCGAACATCTccacctccttctccttccagaAGGAGAAGCTGCGGTCGATGAAGCGACAAACATCCTCCTCGCTGAGCTCGCCCAGCTCCGGCACCGGTGCCGGCGCTGCGGCCGCTTCCCGTCGGGGTGCGGGCAGGGCGGGGGGCTCGGGCGGGCTCGGTGCCGCCGTGGGGGGGCTGTCCCCAAAGAACTCGAGCACCAGGTCCTCAAAGCCGTCGCACCAGCAGCGCTGACCGGCCTCGACCCGCTCCAGCGCGGCGCGGTGGAAGCGGCGCACCCGGtgccagctgtggctgcccagcCGGTCAAACATCTCGTAGCAGAGGAGGTGGCGGAAGCGCCGCTCCTCGGGGCTCAGCGGCATCTCCAGCAGCTGGAAGTAGCCCAGCATGAAGAGGTCGAGGGGGAGGCTGTCGTGGGGCACGGGGGAGCCGCCGACGTGGGGCAGGAAGTGCTGGGGCCAGTACAGCCCCGCGGTGCGGCTGAGCCGCCGGAGCTGCCGGCCTGGTACCCGGCGGGCGATGCTCCTCCAGCGGGCGAGCAGCCgcccccccgcccgccgccccccccccggccgcgGCCGCCGCTCCTCGCCGGGCACCGGTGCCAGCACCCGCTCCCTCCAGTGCTCCAGGAAGAGGCAGACTGCGCGCTCCTTGCGCGCCTCTGCGCGCTCCCGAGGGCTGCTCGGCCGCGGTGCCCATGCCCCGTACTCCTCCTCCAGCACGGGCCGGCGGGGGCTGCCCGGGGGGTGCGAGCGCTTGCGCTTGGGGACCCTGGGCACGGGGGCTCTGCCCGGCCCCTCGTAGGTGGCTTTGAGGCTGCGGACGGACACTCCGCAGCCGCGGATCTCGCGCTGGGCATCGTGCCGGGCACCGGGGCTGCTCCCGGGCCCCAGCCCCCGGGAGGGCACATCCGGACGGGGCCCCGGGGCCGTGCGGAGCGGCAGCACCCGCAGGGTCCCCATCCGCCGCTCCACGTACCgcacatcctcctcctcctcccgcaTCCGCCGCCCGGCGGCTCCCGGCGGCCCGGGCCGGACCGGGGGGGGCGAGCGGCTCCGGGGCTGGGGTGGGAGAGAGGGCAAAGGGGCTCCTGAGGCTGTGCCATGTGCGCCTCGTGCCACCGGCACCGCGGTGTGTGCgtgtgaggggtccctgcctTGCAGCTGGAGGTGATGCCACACACACCATGACACCAGGGCTGGCATGCTCACCACCACTCATCACTCAGAGCCCCCTTACCTTGCGGcgctgctcctcttcctcctgcatgCGGAGCTGCAGCTTGCGCACCATCACCTGCCGCTTCCACTCGGGAATGGGCCGGCCCTGCTCGTCGTGGCTCGGCACCAGCGCCTCCGCCTCCACCGCTGCCCCGGCGCCGGCCACCGGCACCGGCGAGCTCCCGTTGAGCACCGGCTCCGGTGAGCTGCCTGCCAGGCAGCGCGGTGGCCCAGTGGCCTCAGGGGTGGCCGGTGGGGTGGGTGTCCTGGTGGGTGATGGGGAGGACACCGGCGACTCTGCCTGTGGAGAAACAGAGCACAGGGGTAGGTGCCCACCCAGCCACACCGCACTGTGCCAACGGCACCCCTGTCATCACCACCACCTACGTTGGCCCCTGCCTGGCCGCTGCCGGAGAAGACGGTGGTGAAGCCTTTACTCTGTGGCGTCGGCTTGAGGCTCTTCCCAGCCTTGATCTCGGCCAGCAGCTCCGAGTTGTCACCGGTGGGGGACATCATGTTGAAGGACTTGGTGCCTGGTGGGACGCAGGGTGGGCAATAAgagccctgctgccagcagcccctgTTGCCCTGGGTGCCCTGCAGGCTGGCAGGGCACAGGGGTGGTTGGTTTATTGCCCCCCCAACTGGGAGCCCCATCAGAGCAGCATACTTCATCCCCCCCACTGCAAGAGCCTGTGGAGGGACCGGTCCATGCCTGGTCCAGCAGGGTAGAACAGAGCCATGCTGCCTCACTGGGGAGCTGGACACCCTACAGCCCCCAGCACGAATGCACCAGCATCCTGCACCAGTCCCACACCATCCCCATGGTCTGCACAGCACCggagcacagcagcaccacCGGCAATGCCCACACCCCACGAGCACCCACCGTCCGTGCCAGCCATGAGCGGGTCCCTAGCGGCCCATGGTGCTGTGCCAATGCAGAgccccctccctgctgcccacGGCTCAGAgcactgtgtgtgctgtgggCACTGCCATCCGGCACTGCCTAGACCCCGCGGCCGGGGAGCCGGTGCTAATAAAGCATGGGGGGAGCAGCCGGTGCTCACATGGCAGGGTCACGCCGGATGGCTGAGCCGGAACAAAGGCTCTCTGTGTGCAGGGCCTCACCACTGCCAGCCCTGCCCGGTGGCCTcggcagccccacagcagcacttggGAGCCGCGTGGCATCTCCTGGCGATGCCGCGGCGAGGCCTCAGTGGGCCCCATTGGTCATGGATGTCCCATGGCTCCGGCATGGGACGGGGCCAGGTTGGCCCCTCTGGCAGCCCTGAGCAGGGGGGTGCTTAGGGCTGCGGTACTTACTCTTCATCTGCCTGAGCGCCTTTCCTCCTATGGGGACAAGCAGAGAGGCGGCACAGGGCGCGCGGCAGAGGAAGGATTTGGCCACCGCCAGAcaagagagaagagaagcaggcagcagtgagagCAGGCAGGGGCGGGCGGGCAGGGGAGCCCCCACACCGACACCGGAGGAGAGAAGGACAGAGAGGCCGTCAGGAGCTGCAGGCCATGGTACCGCAGGAGATGTGCCGGTGCTGCGCGGCAGCCAACGGGACAGTGCCCGGGATCGCTCCCGGATCCTTGCCACTTACTTCCAGTGGAGGATGACGAGCGGCGTGCACCAGAGGGGGTCTCGGCCGTCATCGGTGGTGGTGGGGCCGTGGCGCTGGTGGCATCGGGCAGTGGTggcggtggtggtggtggcggCAGCTCAGCACCGGGTTTGCTCTCCCCATTGCGCATGGTGTCCGCTGAGATGGGTGACGactggaggagagcagggataGGCATCACACGGTGCCGGTGGTGCTGAGCCACATGCGAGCTCATGGCACAGGCCCCAGCCTCACCTCCTCACTGTGTGCCATCCACCGGGGGCCGGGCTGCTCGGCTGCACCGTGCCCCAGGTGCTTGTAGTAGTCACCGGTGCTCGGCTGCTTGCCAAAGCTCCTCGACCGCCGGCTGGAGTCCACCCTGCGCAGGCCCTCGGGGCTGCTCTCGCGTGATGCCAACTGCAATGGGGAGCGTGGCTTACACGGCACGGCCATGGGCCagagccacagcacagcagggcctTGGGCAGATGCCAGCATGGGGGAACGGCAGGGACATGCCCCAGGGGTCCCCTTGGCACACGGCTGCAGTAGGGGCTGTGTGCCAGGCTGGCAGCATGCACTGTCAGTGCCTGGCACTGTGACCCCCACCCCAGGCTGTGCCCAGGAGCCTCCCCTGGGATAACCCCGTGGGAATGGGAGTGCCAAGCCCCAACCCTGTGGATTACTGGGAGCTAATCCCTTGTGGGGCCAGGGCCTGGTGCCAAACCTCCCTCTGAACAGGGCTCTGAGGCAGCGCAGCCCCGGCTCACCCCGGCACATACCACAGCGGCTTTACTGCAGGGCTGTGCCCGCTCCATGGTTTATGGTGCTGCGGCAGCACAACCCCGCGCCCCGTGCCCCATGCCAGGGGCCCTGCTGTTTGCATTTCCCCATGTGCCATCCCCACCCGTGGCACCCGCACGGCGCTCGCCACCAGCACCAAGTCAACAGGCGCCATCTCAGTGCTTCCTGCTCTGGGTGCCGCGGGCACGGTGCCAAGCACGGCTCCGGCTGTGGCAGCCCCTGTTTGGTGTGGGGTCTGCACTGCCCTGCCCCATTGCATGggtgcctgtgctgctccagcGCGGGGCTGGCATCTCCTCAGGGCAGCTGTGGTCAGGGCCACTCCTTTAGTGCTGAGCCAGGGCCATGCACAGGGGGTACAAAGGGGTCCTGAGCCTACACAGCGCTCTGccaaccccctgccccataTACCCCTGTCCCCTATAGCACTGGGCTATGCCAGCACCCTGGCCATGGCCACGCACCAGGTTCCTGCCACCAGTGTGGTGCCCATAGCTCTGTCTGGGGGTCAGGACACCCCCAAGCCCCCCACACCCCActgcccccccag contains:
- the PLEKHG5 gene encoding LOW QUALITY PROTEIN: pleckstrin homology domain-containing family G member 5 (The sequence of the model RefSeq protein was modified relative to this genomic sequence to represent the inferred CDS: inserted 2 bases in 1 codon); this translates as MHCDGRIRFDLPPPGSILARNMSTRSCPPRTSPASDVDEEEEGLADGRGERRSSALKLPKKKARRRHTDDPSKECFTLKFDLSTNVEAEIVPASKKKSLGEVLLPVLERKAIEPGRVDVYLEQSQTPLSLQFEAFRFGGHYLCVRAKPGDELKVEQAVQEARLAALPIVHPAGTVPGQREGTDSLAPGRRRKNMTEFLGDSSIPSPELSPHAAASLPANGTDTWKNRAASRFSGFFGSGTSTGSFGRESEKLEQLVSRLHAYGTFGLPKLPPQLRFDRDSWEEDGDEAGLALEDSWQQIIHGAEALSRRQCHQQEAIWELLHTEATYIRKLKVITDLFLCCLLNLQESGLLCEVDAERLFSNIGEIIRLHRELWRGVMAPVLAKARRTGALLDPVDFLDGFKTFGSLFKPYVRYCMEEEGCMEYMRMLLRDSELFRSYVTWAEKHEQCSRLKLSDMLVKPHQRLTKYPLLLKSVLKKTDDPRARDAITAMIGSVEHFINDVNSRMRQRQERQRLAAILSRIDAYEVVEGSTDEVDKLLKEFLRLDLTAPIPGTSPEDTRQLLLEGSLRMREGKDSKMDVYCFLFTDLFLITKPLKKAERTKVVRQPLLVDKVVCRELRDPGSFLLIYLNELGSAVAAYTFQASGQSLCRSWVEAVRNAQNLLQRLRQRRRLEQQQEEDGDSDASAASSPTILRRGSTSPDSQRCPSDGSTETLAVVATDGGDELSSPDWDPGPFSSASDGSSIGTSTSIGAGTPTSSETPPRELPAGALPVPLPHGTASPASACRSSSIDSAYGTLSPTSLQDFXASSPRKGVSPTLPPPAPRPPSPRLRRQTPVQLLPCPTRVLKSKSEANLPQLLRPSPPGPPQPEPQPLCPVPCSDYPTPSPRPPGCPRQQRQLHLRAVRAGGAGRAPHVPSKGAGSQPPARRPPDPVGPTVSTAPQADPGTALPDSDHAAAQLHADSLGGLRAAGVVGMDVWLHQGAAPASNRSVPPRPGDGMSQQWGHGWGCRSVPSART
- the TNFRSF25 gene encoding tumor necrosis factor receptor superfamily member 25, with product MKRCCPGAGWVILAVLWFAAGESQPPDRRDCAVPRGQRVPVRLQRHITKPRCPLGMNWVEAVRRCCSQCPAGMFLSSPCSSRGNDTNCTSCSAGTFLTQPNTLTECQACYECDHQTFQTVLTNCTATSNVVCGCEPGRFRQCHNSACTEFSCQQCDPCAGRLILRPCSEAQDTVCGGCKPNFYSEGTECRPCHTSIPETCGKECQRVCGVSGGQGSGLEYILLALTGPLFLGALGIYHKRKRLQHRTPAGSPLTPISSPVAIPQCQVSAQGWDNQCWTQPLSPLLQQHDSSVARQSPVHEALLRGQPCELEPSVPPEPRGTLLQGSQLYAVIDAVPVRRWKEFMRMLELREAEIELVELEVTHIRDQQYEMLKRWCQQTSATLDRIFTTLERMELAGCAEVLHRSLSMGP